The segment ATGTTTTTCTACAGCTACTTCAACCGGATCGTCTGTATCAAACTCAACGTCAACTTTAGCTAGTCCGCCGTCTGCTGTCGCGAAATATTGTTTAGCCATTTCCGAAGCTGCTTTCCCTGCGGCAGTTACAGGTTTTGAAGTGTTGGAGTAACTTTCTTCTGTATCGACACAAATCAGCCGCAGAGACTCGGTTTTGCCGTTGAGAGCAACTTTGACAGTATCGCCATCAACTACTTGAGTTATTTGCAGGTTCGGAATTCTGGTTGCCATATTTCGCACCCTGTTAGACTTTATATTTGATTCACATATTGGCTAGATTGTACATGAGTTTGCTGCTAAGTGCAATTGGTTAGCACTGACGGGAGTTCTTTGTGGCACCCGATATATAGCGCTGTGTGCTTTCACCAGCAGCCTACCGATTAATATTGGTATTTTTAATCTTGATTTTTGCAAGTTGCTGCGTAATTTATCAAGTCAGGAAAAAAAGCCCTAAAATCTAATTCAAGTTGCTGATAATTAACTGTTAAATCTTCAACTCCGCCTGCTAAATTATTTGTGCGTTTGATTCTCGCTGACATTCGATTCAGAGCATTGTCTATGCCGCCAATTGCCTGATACGATCCGAGCAAATCGCGGGCGATTATTTGTGGCATCACCCGCTTGAGTGATTCTGGCAATATATCGCGATTGTCTTGCAGGACTTTGTAGGTGAAACGCGCAAAATCGCTGAGGGGAATTTCTGAATATTCCAGCCAATTTTTAGCTAAAAAGTGATCGTAAAATACGTCAACCAAAACTCCGGAAAACCTGCGTCTATCGGCGCAAACAAGGCTTTTGCTCGATCGCACTATGGGGTGAGAGTCCGTGTAGCGATCGACTTTTCGGTGCAAGTCGATGCCCTGTCTAATTTCCTGGGGGTAAAGATTTACTGCCGAACCCTTGACAAAATCGCCTAAGAGGTTGCCGATCAGCGATGCTGGCGTGCCTTCTGATAAAAATAAATGAGCTAAATAATTCATGAGGTTTGATTTTTCGGACTTCAGTCCTCACTACGAACGGGATAACGGTTATTCTAGCAAACATAATATAAGTTATGTTATACCAAATTTTGCTTAATTATAGCGAGTTTGGGAACTGGATCTGCGGCCCGTCCCTAGCTATTTTGCAACAGGTATAATTAAATGAGGTACGGGAGCCAGTAATACCAATTACCAATTACCAACGAGACGTACCTCGTGTTACACCAGAAGTGCTATATCTCGTTTATTTAAGTCACAGGCAGTGCCATGATAAATTCAGACCCTTGACCTAAAGTAGAGTTTAGTTCCAGCCAACCTTGGTGTTTTTCTGTAACAATTTGATGGGCGATCGCTAATCCCAATCCCGTGCCTTTGCCCACGGCCTTAGTGGTAAACAAATGGTCAAAAATATGGTGCTTTACTGACTCGGGAATTCCCGTGCCGTTGTCTTTAATGCGAACCAAAACCTGATGTTCAGCTTCCAGAAATTCCGTGGTAATTGCAATCAAATTCGGATTGGCTTCAATTTCGGCAAAGCTGCGTCCTATATTCGACTCTTCCAGGGCGTCGATCGCATTTGCGAGCAGGTTCACAAACACCTGATTTAACTGTCCGGCAAAGCATTTTACGTGGGGAATCTGATTGTAGTTTTTGATTACTTTAATTTCCGGGCGATTTTCATTGGCTTTGAGGCGGTGTTTCAGAATCAAAATCGTGCTGTCGAGTCCTTCATGCAGGTTGAAGGTAACGGGAATATCGCTATCAGCACGGGAGAAGGTGCGCAGCGAAGTGCTGATGTTCGCAATGCGATCGACTCCTTCACGCATAGAACCCACCAATTTGGGTAAATCTTCGCGCAGAAAATCTAAATCAATTGCTGCGATTTCATCTTCAATTTCCGCATCGGGCACGGGGTATTTTTCCTGATACAAATCGAGCAAGCAAAACAAATCTGTGATATAATCTAGAGCTGGTTGGATGTTACCTTTGAGGAAGCCGACGGGATTGTTGATTTCGTGCGCTATACCTGCTACCAAGTTTCCTAAAGCTGACATTTTTTCGTTCTGAACTAATTGCAGTTGCATCGTTTGAAGGTCTTTTAAGGTTTGTTCCAATTGTTGGGATTTGTGGAGCAGTCGCTCTTCGGCTTGCTTGCGGGCGTCGATGTCGGTGCAAGTTCCAATCCATTCTCGAATGCTGCCATCTTCTGCCAAAAGGGGAACTCCTCGGACAGCAAAGTAACGGTAAATTCCATCAGCTCCTCGAATGCGGTACTCTGTGTTGTACAGGCTCTTTTTTGTAACGGCTTCAACCCTCACTTTGGTTGTGCCTTCAATGTCATCGGGATGCAGAGCATTAAGCCATCCTGTTCCCTTCACTTCTTCTTCTGTCTGGCCAGTGTATGCTCTCCAATGGACTGTATTGAGGTTTTCTCCTTCAGGGCTAGCCAGCCAGACGATCTGGGATGTGGCAGTTGTCAGATAACGATAGCGGGCTTCGCTAAGCTGTAGTTCCTCTAAAGATTGTTCTAGCTTTTGGGCATAAGTTTGGGATTGTTGATAAAGCTGGGCATTTTTCAGGGAAATTGCAGTCTGAGAACAAAGCAGTTTTAGCAGTTCAATACGCTGTTGCGTAAATGCTCCTTTTGTCAGCGAATTTTCGAGATACAAAACCCCAATAAGCTTGCTTTGATTGAGAATGGGAGTACACAACAAACTCAGTGGTTGGTGTTGGGTGAAATAGCGATCTCTCGCAATGCTGGGATGAGAGTTAGCATCAGTAATGACGGTTTCTAAGGTGCGTTCGACATAGTGAATGGCTGCCGGTGGGAAATTGCTGCACTCGTCTACAGGCTGGGGAGACAGGCGCCGGATGGTACGATCTAAATATTCCACAGCCGTTTCTAACTCGCCGTCGCTGGCGACAAACAAAGCTGCTTTATCTGCTCCAGAATTTTCGACAATTACTTGCATGAGCGTAGCCAGTAGTTTGTCGAGATCGATTTCGCTGGAGAGGGCTTGAGCTGCTTTGAGTACAGTATTCAGATCCAGCTCTTTAGAAACCGAAGAGCTGCAAATGCTGGAGACAGTTTGTTCTGGGGAAATGTGGGTATTGATAGAGCCAGTAAGAGAGCCGTGGCGATCGCTAATCTGGGCTCTTTGCAATATAGGGCTCAGCAGTTGCCCGTAGCGGGCTGTCAAATCTTCAACTTTGGCTTTGGCTCCCCAACGGCTGTAGCAGTAGTAGGCTTCTTGCATATAGCCGGAGGCAACTTTTTCTTTGCCCCAGCCGAGGTAGAATTTAGCAGCAAGTTCGTTGGCGAGGGCTTCTTCTTGGATATAGCCGTTAGCTTTGGCGAGGGAAATAGCGCGATCGTACAAATCTCCTGCTTGATAGTTATTGCCTAAAACTCGGAATTTTTCTGCCTCAACGAGTAGATACTTATGGTGAAAATTTTGCGGAGCATGAGTCAACCACTCGCCGAGGTTTTCTTGATTCTCTTCGACATCAGATAGATATTGTTGTTGCTGGCTAGTTTCTGCTTGAGGATAGGCAGCAAGGAGAATCAGGGACAAGTAGAAGTTGTAGACTCCGATGGTGAGCAATCCGATCGATGCTTCTATATATTCTCTAGCCATTAAAGCATAATCAAGAGCTAGCTTCACATCATCAAACAGATAAAGTAAATTAGCTTTGGCAAGATACAGCGCGAACAATGACATATAATTTTTATTGCTTTGCCAAAGGGGAATCAGTAGCGATTCATCAAAATCATTGCCAGTGAGTTTAAGAGTATCATTCGCTTTCCCCTGCAAATTCAATGCAATTTGTACCCAAATCTTGGCATAGTATGATGCAAATTCATGATGGTTTTTGACAATTACATATAGGTACTGTGCTTGCTTTTTTTCGACTAATTCCAGGTATTGCCCTACCAGAAATAAATTTTGACAATAGTGCATACAACTATAGCTTGCCCATTCTATGTCACCAGTTTCTATTCCACTTTGATATGCTTCTAAATATGCACTTATAGTTACATCAGCAGGTTCTTTCCAAAAACGAATGTGACCATTAAATAAAACATAAATTTTTGCCTTCAATTCGACAGCATGAAATTTATCTAGCAACTTTAAGGCTAGTTGACCAGCATGATATCCATGCTCTATTTTTTCTTTTTTAGTACATAAAATAATACCATACAGGACGTAACTGTAAGCAGCTAAAGCAGAATGACCGCCTTCAATGGAAAGCTGAACCATTGTTAAAGTGAGCGGTCTGATCAGGTATGGCTTGGCAATATAAATCGGCGGATATAGTGCCATCATAATTCGCAAAGCTGTTAATTGATGCTGATTCGTCATCTCAGGAATACTGTCTAAATCCTCAATTCTTGGCAAGTCTGGCATTGGGCGATCGCTGATATTTTCAGTAAGGCAAATTCCCAGTTTTTCGAGTGCTTCTAATCCAGTATCGATCGCCTTCAGCATAAGGCTTTGTAACTGATACGAATGAATTTGCAATTCGTAGATTTTCATCTGATCGAGGGCTGTCTTTGCTTGTTGCAAGACAATCTGTGCCAAGTTGTCTAATTTCGGAAAATTAGTATTAAGATATTCTGCTTCTGCTGCTTCAATGTGAACTAATAACATTAAGTCATAGTGACTCTGCCAATGTTCTGATTTTAGCAACCCCAAACTAAAGTTTAAGTATCTAACTGCATCTACATAAGCTGTAGCTGCTTTAGCCTTTTGACCTGCCATCAAGTTCAAATTTGCCAGTTGCTCGAGTTGACTTGGCTCGCCGATGAGTTCAGAGCCAATATTCAGGTGATTGACAATATCGAAAATATTCTCTTTTAAAGTTGATTGTGGGATTTTTTCTAGCAGAAGTTGACCAATTTTGAGATGGGTTGAGTTTTTTTCAGATTCTGGAATTAAAGAATAGGTGGCTTGTTGAACGCGATCGTGCAAAAACCTATAATCTGCCCAAGTTTCCTGGGGCGAAATGCCATCGCCATACTGGAAGAATTTGTAAGTTTCACTAATCGGTAAAATCAAACCTGACTGCAATGCTTTCCACAAATCAGCAGCAGTCTCTGTCTGCAATTTTTCCGAGACAATCGCTAGGGTTGTCAAATCAAAAGAGTTGCCAATACAAGCAGCTAACTTCAGCATTTCCTGAGTTTCCACAGGCAACTTTTGCAACTGCGCTGCCATAAACTCCACCACGTCCGAAGTGATGGCTGCTGCTGTCACCTGCACCAGATCGCATTCCCAGTAGTGTTCTTCAAGGTTGAAACTAACGAAGGAATCGCTGTGCAGTGCCTTGAGAAACTGCGTCGCAAAAAAAGGATTTCCCTTCGTTTTTTGATATGTTAATTCTGTCAAAGGTTGGGCTAATTTTGTCCCAGAATTCAGCGTGTCTGCTACCAACTGATTGAGTTCTGCCTGATTCAGGGGTGCCAGGGTAATCGTGTTAACTATTGCTTGTGCTTTGGTGATTTCCTCCAGCGCCAGCATCAGCGGATGTGCCGGAAATACTTCATTATCTCGATAAGCGCCCAGCAACAGCAAATATCGAGTTTCGGTTTCGCCCAACAACATTTTTAGCAAATTAAGAGATGCCGAATCTGCCCACTGCAAGTCATCCAAAAATATCACCAACGGATGCTGTTTAGTAGTAAAAACTTGAACAAAATTTTGAAACAGCAAGTTAAACCGATTCTGCGCCGCACTTCCGGATAATTCGGGCACAGGAGGCTGTTTACCAATAATCTGTTCAAGTTGGGGAATTACATCAATAATAACTTGTCCGTTTTCGCCTACAGCTTGCAGGACTTTGGTTCGCCACTGTGCGAGTTGAGCTTTACTTTCTCCCAATAGTTGCTCCATCAAATCGCGGAAAGATTGGACAAAGGCACTGAAGGGAATGTTGCGCTGCAATTGGTCGTATTTGCCTTTGATAAAGTAGCCGCGCGCTGCGATAATTGGTTTGTGAACTTCATTGATTGCGGCGGTTTTGCCAATGCCGGAAAAGCCTGCAACGAGCATTAATTCGCTGCTACCGCTAGCAACGCGATCGAACGCAGATAGCAAGGCGGCAACTTCGGCTGCTCTCCCGTAGAGTTTTTCGGGGATAATGAAGCGATCGCACCTGTCGTGTTTGGCGATCGCCAAATCTGCAATCGTTCCCGTTTGCTGCCACTGTTGCAGGCAAATTTCTAAATCGTGCTTCAATCCCAGGGCGCTTTGATAGCGATCTTCTGCATTCTTTGCCATCAATTTCGCTACAATTTCTGATAAAACTGCGGGTACTTCTGGGTTCACCTGATGGACGGGAATCGGCGAAACTGCTAAGTGACAGTGGATTAATTCCATAGCGTCATCGCATAGAAAAGGGACTTGTCCCGCCAGCAGTTCATAAAAGGTCACTCCCAAACCATAAAAGTCGCTGCGATAATCTATGCCGCGATTCATGCGCCCGGTTTGTTCTGGCGATAAATAGGCAAGGGTTCCTTCTAAAACGTTGAGATTTTGGATTTCCTGGGTTTCTCTCGGCAACAGGGAAGCGATGGAAAAGTCAATTAATTTGATTTGTTTGGTTTCAGGATGAATTAAAATATTAGCAGGTTTAATATCTTTATGAATAACGCGGTGCTGGTAGAGGTGGTGCAGGATATCTGCGAGTTGAATGGCGATCGCGCTGAATGTAGCGATGTCTAGCGGGTGTCCTTGGGTAAATTGTGATACAGAAATCCCGCCAAAGTCTTCCATCACCAGCAGCCAGCCATTGCCACAATGTTCTAGGCTATAAGCTTGAATAATTCCCTGTAGCTCGATACTCTTGGCGTTTGGAGCGGTAATTCCACGCATAATCGCGTACTGATTGCGAAATTGCGCCAACTCGCTAAAGGTGGGCATTTCATTTCGCAGCAGCTTCAAAATCACCGAGTTGCGGTCAGATTCTCGAATTGCTCGATACACTAAGGTTCTGGAACCGGTGTAAATTTGTTCGGTAATTTGATATCCCGATCGGGCGATCGCGCCACCCCAACCACCAGCACTTGTATCCCAAGCTGTTTGGGCTGGATCACTGCTTGAAGAAGTTGTTGGTTTGTGCATAGGTTTTATGTGATTTGCGTTCGGGATAGTGTGACATATTACCTAAAAATAACTCACAACTTCGCATTTGACATCGTACTTTAGAATAAATTCAGACACCAATTTCCCGGACTACAACTGTATAATTGTGCTAGCTTTTTTTATGCCCTATAAGCGAACTCAGTAATTTTACTTAACTAAATTGACACACTTTTTAACAAATTGCCTAACAGCATTTTGGGAGATAACTGAATTTTGGGGACTATTTTTATGTGAATTACACTCAATAAAAACCAATTTGATTATAGGTTTGAGCGGACGCTATCTAATACCATTTTGACAAATTGTTGCTACGCTTATTAAGTGTATATCAATTATCTGTTACGATCATAAATCCCCGGATACGGCAGTGCCGTGTCCCTACAGATAAAAACCTCTAATTTCTTTTTTGTAGCAATGTTTTTTTAAATTGGTATAACCCAGAAATTCGTCATCTCAACTATCCCGCTGGAGTTCATGTCTTGGCAATTCTCAAAGACGAACAGCATTCAGAAGCAGTCGATGATGACTACTTGTTAGACGAGTGGCTGCAAGTAAGGTCGGAAATTAACCCCGATGCCGTTCATCTATGGCGTGGTAAATAAGCGAATTAACAATCAAATCGCAGATGAACGCAAATCAAAACTAATCTGCTAAAATCTGCTAAAATCTGCGGCTGCAAAAAAACCACGAACCGCGGCGCAATTTATCCAAAATAGTCAATTTTTCTAACTATATACAATTTTTAGATAAATTATAAACCAATACGGTTTACTTAAGACAATTCACGGGGAAAATAATGTGATAAATAGACCCTGCGATTGCTCTCTCTATGATCGCAATGACAAATAAACCTTAAGTGAACCGTATTGAATTATAAACGAATAAGAATCTCTCCATTTTTAGCATAGATAATAGCCTTCATAGGAGTAAGAAAGTCCATTCCTAGCAAACCATCAACAAAAGTGGTTGCTGGTAACGTGTAGGCAACTATAGGAAAATTTTCCACTCGCTCCCCCAAGCAATTAAACCAAGGTACAGCTACTACTGGTGCTTCGACAATACGGCCACCTGCTGATGTCCTAATTCTCCGTAAAGGATTTTGGATATCGCAACCAAGAGCTTCTAATATATTTACCCGCAAGACGGTATAACTCGATCCTGTATCAACTAACAATCTGAATTGTCTCACAGTATTGCTCGTGGTAGAAGCAGCAGCTTTTAAAACGAGTAAATTTCCGTAACGCGAACACCGATAAAGTCTTTGTGAAGTCACGATATTAGGGAATAGTCATCAGGAATAGGGCCAGTATATTCTATGGAAATTGACCGGATATCTGGAAATTTTGTCAAAGCTCGGTCTATTTCGTCTCGCTCCGGTGAGTGAGCCAAAACTTCACCGCGAATCACATTCCATAAATCGTCCGATTCAGTATCCGCAATTAGCACCCACTCGCAAGGATAGCGCTCGCGTATTTCTGCCAGAGTCAAGATTTCTGCTGTGGGTTTGTAATCAGATCCGTTATTATTTTGAATCAGAACTTGGGAGGGCTGGTTGGTTTCTAATTGAGTAATTTGTTCGTTTAATAGTTGCCAAAGTCGGCGTTTGTCTTCTGGTTTTAGGGAGGCGATCGCATCTACTAGGACTTGAAAGGGAATTGGCAACTGTACGGTTTCTGTGACCATGACATTTCTCAAGGTATGATAACTCTTGAATTAGCTGATATTAATATACTAACTCAAAATGAAACCGCAGATGAACGCAGATGAACGCAGATCAAATTACATCTGCGTTCATCCGTGTTCATCTGCTTACATCTGCGGTTGCAAAAATAAGCCTACGAACCACCGCGCAATTTATCCACAACAGTCCGATCTTCCAAGGTGGAAGTATCCCCAGAAACCTCTTCTCCGGCAGCTAAAGAACGCAGCAAACGCCGCATAATTTTACCGCTGCGCGTTTTTGGCAAGGCATCGGTAAATCGAATTTCGTCTGTCAATCAATCAAGGTTATCAATCTTGGTAAAGCTACTTATCTTCAACTTTTAAACTCCTAATCTGTTCGCGAATCACATCGGTTTTTGTTCTACCGCTGTTGGCGCAATAAGCTTCCAGCCTAAGCATTTCTACTTCAGGCAATCGGATGGTTAGAACTTTAACATTTTTACTCATACTGCAATTATACTGAAAAATGCAGTACAATTATAGCAGAGAAATGCGCCTTGGCAGAATGTTGCCGCACCATGCCAAGACGACTTCCCCGAAGTTGAACGTCCAACAAAGGAGCAATTTAATTATGATTCAAGATCCCGAAAAAGAACCAGAACGCTGGGACGAGCCGATCGTTGCGGATAACCCCAGACAAGCGAAACAGGAGTGTCAAAAACGAGCCGATCGCTACCAGGTTGAA is part of the Microcoleus sp. bin38.metabat.b11b12b14.051 genome and harbors:
- a CDS encoding ACP phosphodiesterase, with the protein product MNYLAHLFLSEGTPASLIGNLLGDFVKGSAVNLYPQEIRQGIDLHRKVDRYTDSHPIVRSSKSLVCADRRRFSGVLVDVFYDHFLAKNWLEYSEIPLSDFARFTYKVLQDNRDILPESLKRVMPQIIARDLLGSYQAIGGIDNALNRMSARIKRTNNLAGGVEDLTVNYQQLELDFRAFFPDLINYAATCKNQD
- a CDS encoding AAA family ATPase, which translates into the protein MHKPTTSSSSDPAQTAWDTSAGGWGGAIARSGYQITEQIYTGSRTLVYRAIRESDRNSVILKLLRNEMPTFSELAQFRNQYAIMRGITAPNAKSIELQGIIQAYSLEHCGNGWLLVMEDFGGISVSQFTQGHPLDIATFSAIAIQLADILHHLYQHRVIHKDIKPANILIHPETKQIKLIDFSIASLLPRETQEIQNLNVLEGTLAYLSPEQTGRMNRGIDYRSDFYGLGVTFYELLAGQVPFLCDDAMELIHCHLAVSPIPVHQVNPEVPAVLSEIVAKLMAKNAEDRYQSALGLKHDLEICLQQWQQTGTIADLAIAKHDRCDRFIIPEKLYGRAAEVAALLSAFDRVASGSSELMLVAGFSGIGKTAAINEVHKPIIAARGYFIKGKYDQLQRNIPFSAFVQSFRDLMEQLLGESKAQLAQWRTKVLQAVGENGQVIIDVIPQLEQIIGKQPPVPELSGSAAQNRFNLLFQNFVQVFTTKQHPLVIFLDDLQWADSASLNLLKMLLGETETRYLLLLGAYRDNEVFPAHPLMLALEEITKAQAIVNTITLAPLNQAELNQLVADTLNSGTKLAQPLTELTYQKTKGNPFFATQFLKALHSDSFVSFNLEEHYWECDLVQVTAAAITSDVVEFMAAQLQKLPVETQEMLKLAACIGNSFDLTTLAIVSEKLQTETAADLWKALQSGLILPISETYKFFQYGDGISPQETWADYRFLHDRVQQATYSLIPESEKNSTHLKIGQLLLEKIPQSTLKENIFDIVNHLNIGSELIGEPSQLEQLANLNLMAGQKAKAATAYVDAVRYLNFSLGLLKSEHWQSHYDLMLLVHIEAAEAEYLNTNFPKLDNLAQIVLQQAKTALDQMKIYELQIHSYQLQSLMLKAIDTGLEALEKLGICLTENISDRPMPDLPRIEDLDSIPEMTNQHQLTALRIMMALYPPIYIAKPYLIRPLTLTMVQLSIEGGHSALAAYSYVLYGIILCTKKEKIEHGYHAGQLALKLLDKFHAVELKAKIYVLFNGHIRFWKEPADVTISAYLEAYQSGIETGDIEWASYSCMHYCQNLFLVGQYLELVEKKQAQYLYVIVKNHHEFASYYAKIWVQIALNLQGKANDTLKLTGNDFDESLLIPLWQSNKNYMSLFALYLAKANLLYLFDDVKLALDYALMAREYIEASIGLLTIGVYNFYLSLILLAAYPQAETSQQQQYLSDVEENQENLGEWLTHAPQNFHHKYLLVEAEKFRVLGNNYQAGDLYDRAISLAKANGYIQEEALANELAAKFYLGWGKEKVASGYMQEAYYCYSRWGAKAKVEDLTARYGQLLSPILQRAQISDRHGSLTGSINTHISPEQTVSSICSSSVSKELDLNTVLKAAQALSSEIDLDKLLATLMQVIVENSGADKAALFVASDGELETAVEYLDRTIRRLSPQPVDECSNFPPAAIHYVERTLETVITDANSHPSIARDRYFTQHQPLSLLCTPILNQSKLIGVLYLENSLTKGAFTQQRIELLKLLCSQTAISLKNAQLYQQSQTYAQKLEQSLEELQLSEARYRYLTTATSQIVWLASPEGENLNTVHWRAYTGQTEEEVKGTGWLNALHPDDIEGTTKVRVEAVTKKSLYNTEYRIRGADGIYRYFAVRGVPLLAEDGSIREWIGTCTDIDARKQAEERLLHKSQQLEQTLKDLQTMQLQLVQNEKMSALGNLVAGIAHEINNPVGFLKGNIQPALDYITDLFCLLDLYQEKYPVPDAEIEDEIAAIDLDFLREDLPKLVGSMREGVDRIANISTSLRTFSRADSDIPVTFNLHEGLDSTILILKHRLKANENRPEIKVIKNYNQIPHVKCFAGQLNQVFVNLLANAIDALEESNIGRSFAEIEANPNLIAITTEFLEAEHQVLVRIKDNGTGIPESVKHHIFDHLFTTKAVGKGTGLGLAIAHQIVTEKHQGWLELNSTLGQGSEFIMALPVT
- a CDS encoding retropepsin-like aspartic protease, with product MLVDTGSSYTVLRVNILEALGCDIQNPLRRIRTSAGGRIVEAPVVAVPWFNCLGERVENFPIVAYTLPATTFVDGLLGMDFLTPMKAIIYAKNGEILIRL